GTAGTACTTAACCAGACGCCGGATCTTGCTCTCGGTGAGCTGCAGACCCCTCCTCGAGTGCGTGTCCTTCGGGTGCATCTCGAGGTGCTTCCTCAGGTTGACGGCCTTCCTGATCAGGGCCATGAGGTCCTCGGGTATCTGGGGCGCGAGGCCGTTCTCCTCAAGGATCTTGGTTATCTTCTTGCCTGTGATGAGCCTGACGCTCGGGATTCCGTACTGGTCCCTGAGGATGGTCCCTATCATGGCGGCGCTGTAACCTTCCTTCCTGAGCTTTACAACGAGCCCCTCGACCTCCTCCGCCGTGTACTCAACCCAAGTCGGCGGAGCGGTCCTCGGTGGCTTCTTAGAACCTGATTTACCCCTCTTTCTCGCGTGTATCCTTGCCATACCATCACCTCCGGGTGACGGCCAGCTCCCGCCGGCCGCCCCTCGCATCAGCCTGAAGGGAGGAGTTTAAAAAGTTTGCCGTCAGTGGCAGCTAACGGCACCGCCTTCCTTTCCGGTCCAGCTGCATTTGTCAACGAGTTTCCCGCCGGCATCGTAGAGGTAGGCCGTGTCCCCGTCGTTGTTCCAGACCGCCTGGTTCCATCCCCAGTAGAGGTCCGTGGAGTTGTCCCCCCCGGAACCCGTGTGCACCCTAACGCTCGCACCGGCCTTCAGGACAAAGCCCGGGGGAAAGGTGTAGGCATGGTTCTTCTCGTCCTTCAGCTGCCACCCGCTCATGTCAACTTCCACGATGCCCCTGTTGGTTATAAGGACGTATTCTCCCTCTACATCGCTACCGGGTGGATTGTACATCACGTAGGATATGATCACTCCCTGAGTTTCAGGAACCGTAAGGAGGATCTCCCTTATGGTGTATATCGTGGAGAGGACCATCACGATCAATACCACGATCATGAACAGGTAGTCTATGGACGATTGGGCCCGAACGGGGGACATACTTATCCCCGTTTACGTATCAACAGCATCCTAAAAAAACGTTTCCCATTAACGACCGGGAGAATGCTGGTAGCGGGGGGAGGATTTGAACCTCCGACCTCCGGGTTATGAGCCCGGCGGGCACTCCTAGCTGCCCCACCCCGCTGCTTCCATCGATTGGTTAAGGGGAGGGTTTATAAATTTTGTGCTACCGAGCTTCTGGCCGGAAGGATTAGGCAATCCGCCTTCGAATCCAGCGGGATGGCGATAACTTATAAGGGATTCCTTCCCTATGTTATCGGGTGAGGATATGCATCTGACGAGAGAGGAGGAACTCATCCTGGCCGGTGAGTACGGCTACGCCCTTCAGAAGGCGATGGAGATTCTCGTCGCTCTCGGTGACATTTACGGTGCCGATAGGTTGATTCCCATAAAGAGCGCCCAGATAGCCGGGGTTTCCTACAAGAACATCGGAGATGCGGGTGTAGAGTTCTTGCGGGATTTTGCCGAAGCGGGGGCCAGGGTGAGCGTTTACACCACCTTAAATCCGGCTGGCGTGGGTGATGACGCCTTTATGGAGAAGCAGAGGGAGGTGCTCGAGCTCTACAGAAGGATGGGCGTGGAGGTTACCTCGACCTGCACCCCCTACTACGGGGCCAACCTTCCAAAGTTCGGCGATCACATCGCGTGGAGCGAGAGTTCGGCTGTGATATTCGCCAACTCGATTCTCGGGGCCAGAACAAACCGGGAGGGCGGTCCCTCGAGTCTTGCCTCTGCCATAGTCGGCAAAACCCCGAACTACGGCCTCCACCTCGATGAGAACAGGAAGGCGACCGTTGTTGTCGAGGTTGATGCCCCTCTCAGGGGCTTCGTGGATTACGCCGCTCTGGGCTACCACCTCGGCAGAACCCTCGGCAACGACGTTCCCTACATCAGGGGCCTGAAGCCGGAGCTTACGGAGTACCTCAAGGAGATGGGCGCTTCCATGGCCGCCAGCGGCTCCATAGCCCTCTACCACGTGGAGGGCGAAACCCCCGAGTACGGGAGCGCCATAACGGATAAACTCGAGAGGGTAACCGTTGAGGAGTCAGACATCAGGGCCGTCAGGGAGGCTTTCAGTGATGACTGGAGCGGGATAGATGTGATCCTCGTCGGCTGCCCCCACGCTTCCCTTCTCGAGATAAAAGAGGTGGCCGAACTCCTCAGGATGCGCGGAAGGCCTCTCAGGATACCCCTTTTCATCACCGCAAGCAGGGCCGTGAAGGCGCTCGCCGATGCCCTCGGGTACAGCGAGGTCATAGAACGCTACAACGGGAGGATACTTCCCGATTCCTGCCTCGTGGTTTCCCCCGTGAAGGAGTGGTACAGCGGAGTGGCCACCAACAGCGGAAAGTCGGCCTTTTACTTCCGTTCCTTCGGGTTGAACGTGAGGCTCGACGACGTGGAGAACCTGATTAAAGAGGCTCCGTGAGGTGATGTTATGCGACTCAGGGGCAGGAAGATAGTAGGCGGAAAGGCCGAGGGAGAACTTCTGGTGTCCCGTAAGCCCCTCTCCTTCCTCGGCGGTGTCGATCCGGAAACGGGGATCGTGACCGACGCGGAGAGCGACATAAAGGGTCAGAGCATAGCCGGGAAGATACTCGCCTTTCCCAGAGGTAAGGGTTCAACAGTGGGTTCTTACGTCATCTACGCCCTGAAGAAAAACGGAAAGGCGCCGGAGGCCCTCATAGTCGGGGAGGCTGAAACCATCGTGGCAACCGGGGCCATAATAGCCGGAATACCGACGATCGATGGGGTTGACGTCTCAAAGCTCAAAACCGGAAAACGCGCCCGCGTGGATGCCGACGACGGACTGGTGGATGTGGGGGAATGATTTTTAAGGTCTCTCCCCCTCTCCGGATGGGAGTGTGAAAAATGCCGAAGGGCATCTACGAGTGCGTCGACTGCGGCCACAGGGAGCTTTTCGATTCCTCAGAGCCGGTGCTCGAGAAAGCCTGCCCCCGCTGTGGGGGTGACATGGTCCTCGTGGGCCTTGCCGGGGAGTCCGGGAAAGGGCAGAGCGGACCCTCAACTCCTAAGGACCTTGAGGAAAAGCTGAGGGAGTTCTACGATCTCGAGCTGAACCGGGTCGAGGGCAACCTCCTCGTCTTCGAGGTTCGCGAGATCCTCGAGCGGGACTTCGAGAGGGTTCTCGGCGAGCTTGAGAAAATCGGCTACTGGGCCGCCCTTAAAAAACGGAATGATAATGTGCTGCTCTTCGTCTTCCCCGCTCAGGAGGTGAAGGAAGAAAAAATCTGGCTCCCTCTGGTTTTTCTGATGGCCACGATCCTTACGACGTTCCTTGCAGGTTACTACCTCTCGCTGGGCTACGTCGATTTTCTGAACACCTACGGCCTTCCGGGGGTCAGGGACCCCTACCTGAACGCCGTGGCCTTCTCCGTAGCTTTACTGGCCATAATCGGGACCCACGAGCTCGGCCACAAGATAGCGGCGGCCTATCATGGCGTTAAGGCCACGATGCCCTACTTCATACCCTTCCCGAACATACTGGGGACGCTGGGGGCCGTCATAAGGGTTAAGTCTCCCCTGCCAACGAGAAACGCCGCCATAGACCTCGGGGTCAGCGGTCCGATAGCAGGTTTCCTCGTGGCGATTCCGGTTACCGTGATCGGGCTCAGGCTTTCCGTTGTGGTTCCCTCAGGTACCCTCTCTCAGGCCCCGGGTGGTTCCATCGTCTTCGGTACAAACCTGCTCTTCGTGTTCCTTGAAGAGTACGTCCTTAAGCTCCCGCAGAACGCTGACATCTTCCTCCACCCGGTCGCCATAGCCGGATGGGTTGGGATTCTGGTGACGTTCCTCAACCTGATCCCGGTGGCCCAGCTGGACGGCGGCCACATCGCCCGCTCCTTCCTCGACGAGAGAACGCACAGGTACCTCACAATGGCCGTCGGCTTCGTCCTTCTTGGAATGAGCTACCTCTGGGCCGGCTGGCTTATATGGGGCATGTTGGTCCTCCTGATGGGTTCCTTCGGCAACCCCGGGCCTCTGGACGAGGTCTCTCCCGTTTCAAAGGGGAGGCTTCTGCTCGTGATACTCTCCGTTGTGATCTTCCTTGTCTCGGCCACACCGAGGCCGCTCTGGGCTACGGGGTAGTTCTCTTCTCCTTTAGTATCTGCTCTATGTCGTAGTATATGGAGTCCCTTGAGACGCCGAACGTCCGGGCCACCTCCGAGATGTTGAGGACCCTCGGGTTGTAGTTGAACTTCCGCAGGACATCGCTCAGAAGCTTCCTGCGCTCCTTTATCGTGTAATCTTCCAGGGATTTCACCTGAGGGGGGGCGTTGTAGAGGACGATTCCAACGGCGTAAGTTCGCCTCGTCACGGGCGTTGTATAGGTTCCAACCTCGAAGTCCACGACCTTCGCTCCGGAGGGAAGCTTTAAGTTGATCTTTTCCAGCGCCTTTTGAATCGCATCCTCCCTGCTCTTTCCATGGTGGTACTCCGCGAGAAGGCCTTTCACGGCGTCGGTCGATTGGTCTATCAGGACGGTTACCGTCAGGTTCATAAAAGCCCCAAAGGTCAGGCGGATTTTTGATGATTTTATAGTCCCGTACCTCGATGACAGGAGGGTCCTTGATTTCATTGCGATATCTTTTAAACAATCCTCAATGCTGGCGGATTCGCATTGAAGGGCAAGCAATTCCACGTTACCACCTCTGAGGTTTTCACAATATTGGGATTACACCCCTCATATTTGGGTAGAAAGATATATAAGCTTTTTCAGAGTTTCATCCCATGAAGACAACCTCCTGGAGGTGATGTGAATGAAGAGGAAAGCACAGGGTGCCATCGAGTACCTGTTCATGATCGCTGCAGCGCTGGTGATAGTTTTGATCGTGGTCAGGCAGCTCCAGGGCAGGGGCAAAAGCGCAAGTGAACTGGCCGGTCAAGCCGAGAACAAGATCTCCGGCGAGCTTCAGGAACAGATAACCAGCACCAACGGTTAACTCCGAGGCCAAGAATCAGATATCCAGGGGGTTTGGGAGCTCAATAGGGATTGACTCCCAATTCTCTGTTTTTTCTTAATCTATGGTGGGATTTCCATGGGACGGAACGCTCAGGCATCGCTTGAATACCTTTTTATGATAACCCTTGCGATAATTATGATTCTAATATTCGTATGGAGGTTCTTTGACCCAAGGTTCGGGACCATCAGGAAGGGAGGGGAACTTCAGGGTTCTCTGGAGAAGAACGTTTCGAAAGGGATAGAGAGCATTGGGGACCGGTAGGCTTCACCTCCCCGGCCTCAGTTTCAACCTCTCTCCCCCGATCTCAAGCCGTTTTCTGGAAGTTTTTTTAGCGAGGAATCTTTCTCCCAGAATTTCCAGCTCGCAGGTATCCGTGAAAATCCTCAGCCGGTTCACGGTTTCCTCTTCATTCCCTACGGGATTAAAACTCCCGCTGGCATCATAGAATGCCACGAAACTTCCTTTGAATTCGATTTCCAGACTGTTTCCATCGGGTATGTCCAACAAAAGGCCATCGTTCGAGGTGTCCACGAGGAATTCAACGCTACCCTCGTTTGAGTACTGGATCACCCTGTAGGTCCCGTTTTTCACGCGCATTATCCTCGTTCTGTGGCTGAATTCCTCTCCTTCCTTTTTGAGGTTGATGTAAGCGGCTATGCTCCCGTTTGTCCATATCGCAATTTTTCCATTGTATGCAGAGAAAGAAAGCCCCCCCTGTGCGTTTCTTTTTAGGTCGTAAACCTCTATAACGTCGCCGGAATCGTAGGAATCCGCGTACTCCAGAGTAGTGTTGGCATGCAAAAAGGAAAAGATATACCTCAAATTCCCCCGGAGCAAAGATGAAGTCCACGCTTCATAAACCCACGTGCTCAGGATTGCGTAATCACCGGATCCCCTGACATTTTCAATCATATCCCTTCCATCGGTGCCCTTCAAAAGTATCAGACCGAAGGTGTCAACATGCCACGGGTCCACGGTCAGATTCAGGTAGTAAGCGTTCATGGGATTAACGGAATAATATACGGCCTCACCCGTTCCTTTCGTTTCGATGTAATCGCCCAGATCGTCCCTGAGGGTCTTTGTCTTTGTGGCCCAGCCAAGTTTAAGGGTTCCCGAAGGGAACCTGTAGATCATTCCAAAATCCGCCACTGAAAGAAAGACCAGCGATATGAGAACCGCCACGGCAGCTTCCCTTCTCGATACCCTTAAACTAAGGAGGAAGTCCAGCA
The window above is part of the Thermococcus sp. P6 genome. Proteins encoded here:
- a CDS encoding DUF126 domain-containing protein translates to MRLRGRKIVGGKAEGELLVSRKPLSFLGGVDPETGIVTDAESDIKGQSIAGKILAFPRGKGSTVGSYVIYALKKNGKAPEALIVGEAETIVATGAIIAGIPTIDGVDVSKLKTGKRARVDADDGLVDVGE
- a CDS encoding aconitase X catalytic domain-containing protein — translated: MHLTREEELILAGEYGYALQKAMEILVALGDIYGADRLIPIKSAQIAGVSYKNIGDAGVEFLRDFAEAGARVSVYTTLNPAGVGDDAFMEKQREVLELYRRMGVEVTSTCTPYYGANLPKFGDHIAWSESSAVIFANSILGARTNREGGPSSLASAIVGKTPNYGLHLDENRKATVVVEVDAPLRGFVDYAALGYHLGRTLGNDVPYIRGLKPELTEYLKEMGASMAASGSIALYHVEGETPEYGSAITDKLERVTVEESDIRAVREAFSDDWSGIDVILVGCPHASLLEIKEVAELLRMRGRPLRIPLFITASRAVKALADALGYSEVIERYNGRILPDSCLVVSPVKEWYSGVATNSGKSAFYFRSFGLNVRLDDVENLIKEAP
- a CDS encoding 30S ribosomal protein S15 codes for the protein MARIHARKRGKSGSKKPPRTAPPTWVEYTAEEVEGLVVKLRKEGYSAAMIGTILRDQYGIPSVRLITGKKITKILEENGLAPQIPEDLMALIRKAVNLRKHLEMHPKDTHSRRGLQLTESKIRRLVKYYRRTGKLPAKWRYDPEKAKLLVR
- a CDS encoding class III signal peptide-containing protein encodes the protein MGRNAQASLEYLFMITLAIIMILIFVWRFFDPRFGTIRKGGELQGSLEKNVSKGIESIGDR
- a CDS encoding lamin tail domain-containing protein, with amino-acid sequence MSPVRAQSSIDYLFMIVVLIVMVLSTIYTIREILLTVPETQGVIISYVMYNPPGSDVEGEYVLITNRGIVEVDMSGWQLKDEKNHAYTFPPGFVLKAGASVRVHTGSGGDNSTDLYWGWNQAVWNNDGDTAYLYDAGGKLVDKCSWTGKEGGAVSCH
- a CDS encoding site-2 protease family protein, with translation MPKGIYECVDCGHRELFDSSEPVLEKACPRCGGDMVLVGLAGESGKGQSGPSTPKDLEEKLREFYDLELNRVEGNLLVFEVREILERDFERVLGELEKIGYWAALKKRNDNVLLFVFPAQEVKEEKIWLPLVFLMATILTTFLAGYYLSLGYVDFLNTYGLPGVRDPYLNAVAFSVALLAIIGTHELGHKIAAAYHGVKATMPYFIPFPNILGTLGAVIRVKSPLPTRNAAIDLGVSGPIAGFLVAIPVTVIGLRLSVVVPSGTLSQAPGGSIVFGTNLLFVFLEEYVLKLPQNADIFLHPVAIAGWVGILVTFLNLIPVAQLDGGHIARSFLDERTHRYLTMAVGFVLLGMSYLWAGWLIWGMLVLLMGSFGNPGPLDEVSPVSKGRLLLVILSVVIFLVSATPRPLWATG
- a CDS encoding class III signal peptide-containing protein, which encodes MKRKAQGAIEYLFMIAAALVIVLIVVRQLQGRGKSASELAGQAENKISGELQEQITSTNG